The genomic interval GCTTAAATCAAAACCGGATAAATGGAGTAAGCTGTATTGCAGCATCGATGCATGACCATTTGAGAGCACAAAACGGTCTCGGTTGTCCCATTTTGGGTTAGCCGGATTGAGTGTAATATGCTTTTGCCACAGGACGCTCGCCATATCGGCCATCCCCATCGGCGCACCCGGGTGGCCTGAATTAGCTGCTTGGACTGCATCCATACTCAATGCGCGAATCGCGCCTGCCATCAGTTCATGTTGGTTCATCGTTTCCTCAATTTAGATCAATCATTAGTACTGGCGACGCTGATCTGTTGTTCATTCGAAATCAGCGTTAAATAATCATAGAGCACATTCAGTGCTTCAAAGAGCGCGACATCAGGGACAAAATGCTCTTTGTCCGCTTCTTTATCGACGTATTGATTGCGCTCTTCAATATCGCTTAGACGCTTGGCATCAGATGCTAAAGCGGGCAGCGCTTCACGTTGCGCCAACTCATACTCATCACGGTAATCTTCCCAATCTTTAAACGTCGCCTGACGCTCGGCAAGATTCAACGACCATTGTTCACGGTTATTATCCTCGGTGACCCGTTTGATAAATGCCTGATAACGCAATAGCGCGGGATCGGTGTGCATGCGCGCGAGATGCGCTTCTTTCAACTGCGCAATCGTGTTTTTCTCAATGCTCTGCGCGGCTTGATAGTCGCTGGCATCAATCTGCTTCCAAGGCAACGCGTGGTTTTCTGCCTGTTCACCAACCACATCCAGGCCCAGCCCTTCTGGCATGATGATATCAGGCGCAACCCCTTTGAGTTGTGTACTGTCGCCAGTTACGCGGTGAAACATCGCTACCGTAAATTTTAGCTTACCTAACTCACTCTGGCCCTGCGGCACAAATTCGTTCAAATCAACCATCGTTTGCACAGTGCCTTTACCAAAACTGTTGCTGCCAATCACCAGGCCTCGCTTATAGTCTTGAATCGCGCCGGCAAAAATCTCTGATGCAGACGCTGAATAATGATCCACCATCACAGCCAATGGTCCGTCATATACTGCACCCGGCACATCATCGACTTCTTCGCGCGGACTATCACGACGATTCGACACCATCACCACCGGCCCTTGGTCAATGAATAGTCCTACCGTGTGGACCGCCTCATAAAGTGAGCCACCGCCATTACCACGCAGATCAAGCACAATACCGGCAACGTCATCGGCTTTAAGTTCTTCTAACAGCGCTTTAACGTCACGACTGGTGCTGCGGTATTGTTTCTTGCCAGCCTGCGCTGCGCTAAAGTCCATATAAAACGACGGCAGACGGATCACGCCAATACGCTGGGTTTTGCCATCACGGGTCACTTCTTCCACATACGCCTGTGCGCTTTGATCTTCGAGTTTCACTTCTTCGCGAATTAAACTGATTTCTTTTGGCGCACCGCTGTTATTCGCGGGTTCGATTAACAAACGCACCAAACTGCCCTTCTCACCACGAATCAAGCGCACTGCTTTATCGAGACGCCAACCGACAACATCAACCATCTCACCGTCTTCACCTTGAGCCACGCCGATAATCTGATCACGAATGCGTAATTTGCCGCTTTTCGCCGCTGGCCCGCCGGCAATCAATTCACGAATGGTGATTTTTTCATCGTCAATACTTAACACCGCGCCAATCCCTTCTAAAGACAGACGCATATTCATGTCAAAGTCTTCACTGCTACGTGGAGATAAGTAATTTGAATGTGGGTCATAGCGCGTAGTCATCACATTCATAAAGATATCGAAAACATCATCTGCGCCGGTTTGCGCGAGCTGTTTTTGCGCATTGGTGTAACGCTTAGTGAGCGTTTCAATCGCTTCTTCTTCGCTTTTTCCACCCAACATTTGTCGAATAATCTGATCGGTGAGGCGTTTTTCTTGATAGGCGTGAACGGCTGCTAAATCCGGTAGCCAATCTCGGGTGGATTCCACATGAAAAGGCGGTGCGTAAAAACTTTGCTCACTTTGTAAATCAAAGGGTTGCTGCAGACGCTCCAGCGTCCAAGTATTGATCGCTTGCGCGCGTTGTCGATAGCGATCAAATATTTCAAATACGCTATCAAGGGTTGGCTCGCCGAGTTGCTTTAAAAAAGCCGCACGCTGGTTGGTAAACTGCTCAATATCATCACGTAAAAAATACAGTTTCGCTCGATCAAGGGTATCGAGGTAATCATCAAAAATATCTTCTGAGACGCCGTTGAGCGCTTCATTTTTGTAATGATGGCCTTCAAGCAGCTTAGCAACCAATAATAAAGCGCGTTTATAGCGCTCTTCGACCACTAACGGTTCAAACGTTGGCGTTATTTCATCGATTACCGGGGCGTCTTTGGGCGCGGTTGCTGAGGCACATGACAACATCAACGCCATCAACCACACACTCACAATCGCTCTTAGCATCACCATATCCGAAAAAAATATCGCCTTATGCTACCACAGCTTGGCTGCTATGCGGCATTTCTATCCTTGCCAAATTAACATCTTCTTGGCGCAAAACCATTTTAATTTTGACGCAATGCACGCGACTGGTGATTAGTCACATCTCACTAACATTTATTACCGCAGCTACATACTAAGCGATCGACTTAAGCGATGATTGATCAACCACACCAGTGATAGCATCACCGGCACCTCGACCAACACCCCAACCACAGTGGCCAACGCTGCACCAGAATTTAAACCAAATAAGGCAATCGCGACAGCGACGGCGAGCTCAAAGAAATTACTTGTACCAATCAAACACGCCGGTGCGGCAATATTTAGCGGAATACGCAGCACTTTTGCACCAAACCAGGCAATGAAGAAAATAAAGTAGGTTTGCAGGAGTAAGGGAATCGCGATAAGGAGCATGATCAGCGGTTGATCGAGGATCGTTTGTGCTTGAAAGGCAAACAGTAAAACAACAGTGAAGATCAGCCCCAAAATAGATAAAGGTTTCAGCTTTGCAATGAGCCCCGGTAAATTCTTTTGACGCAGGTGGTAATAACGTTGGGTCAAAATACCAGCCACTAATGGCAGGACAACATAGAGCACCACCGATAGCAGCAGCGTCATCCAAGGAATACTGATGTCGCTTATGCCAAGTAACAACCCAGCGATTGGCACAAAAGCCACCACCATAATCACATCATTAACTGCCACCTGAACCAGGGTGTAATTGGCATCGCCTTTCACCAAATGACTCCACACAAACACCATCGCCGTACAAGGCGCGACGCCCAACAAAATCATCCCGGCAATATATTCTTGCGCCGATTCAGGACTCACCCAGTTTGTGTAGAACACATAAAAAAACAGCCAGGCAATGAGCGCCATGGTGAACGGCTTAATCAACCAGTTAACGACTATAGTGAGCATCAACCCACGAGGCCTGGTACCGATGGCGCGTATCTCCGACCAGTTAATCTGTAGCATCATCGGATAAATCATCAGCCAGATTAACAGCGCAATCAACAGGTTCACTTGCGCAAATTCAAAGCGCGCAACCCCTTGAATCGCCTGAGGCATAACAGAACCGACTATCAACCCCGCAATAATGCTCAAACCAACCCAAACACTTAGCCAGCGTTCAAAAAAGCCCATTATTGATCCCCCACATACTGGCCTTGCGCATCAACCAACAGTTCACCATCTTCTTTATAAAAAGCCCCTTGTTGTGGTGCGTTTAAGATACTGAGTACCACCTCACTGGGACGGCATAATTTTGTGCCGAGAGAAGTCACTACAAAAGGTCGATTAATCAAAATAGGATGCGTGAGCATCGCCTCAATTAACGCATCTTCACTGAGTGAAAGATCATCGAGTTGGCACACCTCATAGGCCGCAACATTCTTGCGTAACGCGTCACGCGCACTTAGGCCACTGTCTTTTAGCAGGCTGCGCAACCTCTGCTCATCGGGCGGATTATCTAGATAATAGATAATCTCAGGCTCAATACCTGCATTACGAATGAGCCCCAACACATTGCGTGACGTGCCGCATTCAGGATTATGGTAGATCGTAATGTGTTCCATATTATTACCTTTCAATAACTATTGAATTATAAACCCAAGAAAACCTTCTTACATACAAGTGAGTTACAGCGAACTAGAGGTTAGAAGTTGGTTGACAATCCGAAGGTGCAGACGCATCAACGCAGCATTCATCACCCAAAAAATGCAGCAAGCGCATCATCAAATCCGTATTGGCGTGATAACGCTGGAAACGCCCTTCTTGTGTACCATGAACCAAACCTGCATAAGTGAGCGTTTTAAGGTGAAATGATAAATTCGAGGGCGCAATCGCAAGCATTGCAGCAATATCGCCAGCCACCATCCCTTCGCCCCCTTTGCGCACCAACAGACGAAAAATATCAAGACGTACTTGCGTCCCTAAGGTAGCAAAAAGTTCACTGGCTTGTGTTTTATCCATGGCCGCATATTAACTCTATTAATCCAATATTTCAACAAATATTAAAACATCACGCCGTTTATCTCTAGTCACTTTGGTTCAACAACATATGCCCTCACCGCGGCCTGCACAATGACAAGGCGTAGTTTTTATAACAGCGTTTCTACCCAGCGCGGGACTTCTTCGCTCGCCGCCCCATAATAGCCCTGATCAAAAATGCTACTGACTGCGGTTGGCTCAAGATTAATTTCCACACAGCGTGCACCATAATCTTTGGCTTGGGCAACAAACCCTGCTGCCGGATAAACCAAACCTGACGTACCAATCGCCACAAATTGCTCTGCTTGCGCTAAGGCGTGTTCAATCTCGCCCATAAAATACGGCATTTCACCAAACCAGACAATATCGGGTCGCATCTGTCCTTGAACACCACAATAGCTGCACTGTGTTGTCTCATCAACGTCGTGTGAAGTACGCTGAATCTGCACGCAGGCCATACAACGTATATTCAGTAACTCACCATGCATATGCCGCACTTCAGCACCAGCGCGTTCATGTAAATCATCAATATTTTGCGTAACGATGAACACTTTCCCCGGCTTGGCTCGCTGTAATTCAGCAAGTGCAACATGTGCCGGATTTGGCGCTATCTCTGGGTTAAGCAGTTGTTGGCGGCGCTGATTGTAAAATCGTTGCACCAGTTCAGGATCGCGTACAAACGCTTCAGGGGTTGCCACATCTTCAACACGGTGGTTTTCCCATAGCCCATCATCGCCACGAAAAGTTGCCAAACCGGACTCGGCAGAAATCCCCGCACCGGTTAATACCACCACCTCAATCACCATGATTTTTTCCTAAGCAATAAGCGCTATAAATCAATGTTGCCCAACCTAACAAAAAGGATACCCCACCAATCGGCACTAACGCGTTTAAGGGTAAATCCCACACTGCCATGAGATATAAGCAACCGCTAAAAATCATCATACCGAGCAGCCAAAACCCTGCAATCCAGACGCGCCATTTAAGCGCCGGGATCACAGCCAACAACCCAATAAATAGCGTATGGATGATATGATAACGCTGCGCTTTTTCAAAATAGATCGCAGACTGGCCTTGCAACATACCGTGCCCGGTTGCGGCACCCAAACTCACCCACAAAAAACCGCTGATTGCAGCCAGCAATAACCATTTAGCGTCTGTGTTTTGTTGGCAATCCATCATTTGCTCCTTATAATTTAACGAATTGTGTTATTTGGGCCAGATTATGAACCTCGCCAATATTTTACCCTTTGCCAACCAGCTTTGCGACCAAGCCGCCACCATCACCCGATCATACTTCCGCGCCTCGATCGATGTGATAAATAAAAGCGACGATTCGCCGGTGACTATTGCGGATCGTGAAACAGAAGCGCTGCTACGTGAGCACATTAACGAACGCTTCCCCGATCACGCGATTATCGGCGAAGAATACGGCATAAGTGGTCAATCTGCCTGGCAATGGGTGATTGACCCGATTGATGGCACGCGCAGTTTTATCAGCGGTTTTCCAACCTACGCCACCTTATTGGCCTTATTGCACGACGGTGCACCGGTGTTAAGCATCATTGACATGCCAATACTTGGTGAGCGCTTTATCGCCACACGCGAACAACCAACAACCTTAAATGGCGCAGTCATACGCTGCCAGCAAACCCACGAATTAGCCAAAGCCAAACTACAAAGTACCGATCCGGATATGTTCACATCTGTACAATGGCAAAAGCGTCAACAGCTCGCCAAGCAGGTTGCACTCAACCGCTTTAATGGCGATGGATATTTATACGCGATGCTCGCAGCTGGTTGGATTGATCTAGTCTGTGAGGCCGATCTAAAGCCTTATGACTTTCTACCGTTGATGCTGATTGTTGAGCAAGCCGGAGGAGTGATTAGCGACTGGCAAGGCAAGCCGTTAACGCTAAACAGTTCGGGAGAAGTACTTGCCAGCGCCACTGGTGAACTGCATAGCGCAGCGCTCACTCACCTTAATAACTCATAGCTTACCCTGCTTGGATACTAAAGCGTCTGTTAGCACACAGATTATCTATATCATCAGCTTATTGTATTGAGAGCGAACGTATTGCGTGGTAGGCTTAACGATTGCTTGGTACAACCCAATTGATTTAACTTAAAGGAATCCCTATGAATATCATCATTCTTGGCGCCCCTGGCTCTGGTAAAGGCACACAATCTGCGCTTTTGATTGATCGCTACGATTTGCAGCATCTGTCAACTGGCGACATGCTACGCAGAGAAATTGCCCAGCAAACCGAGTTAGGTAAAGCAGCTAAGAAAGTCATGGATGCCGGACAGTTGGTCAGCGATGAGATTGTGATCGGCATGATCGCAAACCGCCTCGGTGAACAAGGTAATTTATTTGACGGCTTTCCGCGCACCCTTGCCCAAGCCGAAGCCTTAGATAAGCTCTTAAACGAACGCGATGAGGCGATTGATCACGTCATCTCCTTAGAAGTGAATGATGAAGAAATTATCAGCCGGATGCTTGAGCGTGGACGCGCGGATGATAACGAAGCGACCATCCGCAATCGCTTGAATGTATTTGCCGAACAAACCCAGCCGTTGATTGCCTATTATGAAGGTCAAGGCAAACTGCATGGCGTAGATGGCACAGGCGATATTGAAGCGATTAGCGCGCGCATCATCAACGCCATCGATGCCTGATCATGAGCGGTAACAGCATCGGGCGCAGCTTGATTCTCTCCACCTTTGGCGAAAGCCATGGTGTCGCTATTGGTGGCACACTCGATGGCTGCCCGCCAGGCATTGCGCTAGATGCCGCGATGATTCAACAAGACTTAGACCGCCGCAAACCGGGAACATCACGCCACGTTACCCCACGCCGTGAAAGCGATGAAGTTGAGTTACTATCTGGGGTTTTTGAAGGCAAAACGACTGGCACACCGATTGGTTTATTGATTCGTAACGCCGACCAACGCTCACAAGATTACGGACAAATTAAAGAGCAATTTCGCCCGGGGCACGCGGATTTTACCTATCAACACAAATACGGTCTGCGCGACTATCGTGGTGGCGGTCGCGCTTCAGCGCGTGAGACTGCAATCCGCGTGGCTGGTGGTGCGATTGCCAAAGTGGTTCTCG from Suttonella sp. R2A3 carries:
- the arsB gene encoding ACR3 family arsenite efflux transporter encodes the protein MGFFERWLSVWVGLSIIAGLIVGSVMPQAIQGVARFEFAQVNLLIALLIWLMIYPMMLQINWSEIRAIGTRPRGLMLTIVVNWLIKPFTMALIAWLFFYVFYTNWVSPESAQEYIAGMILLGVAPCTAMVFVWSHLVKGDANYTLVQVAVNDVIMVVAFVPIAGLLLGISDISIPWMTLLLSVVLYVVLPLVAGILTQRYYHLRQKNLPGLIAKLKPLSILGLIFTVVLLFAFQAQTILDQPLIMLLIAIPLLLQTYFIFFIAWFGAKVLRIPLNIAAPACLIGTSNFFELAVAVAIALFGLNSGAALATVVGVLVEVPVMLSLVWLINHRLSRSLSM
- a CDS encoding helix-turn-helix transcriptional regulator; its protein translation is MDKTQASELFATLGTQVRLDIFRLLVRKGGEGMVAGDIAAMLAIAPSNLSFHLKTLTYAGLVHGTQEGRFQRYHANTDLMMRLLHFLGDECCVDASAPSDCQPTSNL
- a CDS encoding carboxy terminal-processing peptidase, whose product is MLRAIVSVWLMALMLSCASATAPKDAPVIDEITPTFEPLVVEERYKRALLLVAKLLEGHHYKNEALNGVSEDIFDDYLDTLDRAKLYFLRDDIEQFTNQRAAFLKQLGEPTLDSVFEIFDRYRQRAQAINTWTLERLQQPFDLQSEQSFYAPPFHVESTRDWLPDLAAVHAYQEKRLTDQIIRQMLGGKSEEEAIETLTKRYTNAQKQLAQTGADDVFDIFMNVMTTRYDPHSNYLSPRSSEDFDMNMRLSLEGIGAVLSIDDEKITIRELIAGGPAAKSGKLRIRDQIIGVAQGEDGEMVDVVGWRLDKAVRLIRGEKGSLVRLLIEPANNSGAPKEISLIREEVKLEDQSAQAYVEEVTRDGKTQRIGVIRLPSFYMDFSAAQAGKKQYRSTSRDVKALLEELKADDVAGIVLDLRGNGGGSLYEAVHTVGLFIDQGPVVMVSNRRDSPREEVDDVPGAVYDGPLAVMVDHYSASASEIFAGAIQDYKRGLVIGSNSFGKGTVQTMVDLNEFVPQGQSELGKLKFTVAMFHRVTGDSTQLKGVAPDIIMPEGLGLDVVGEQAENHALPWKQIDASDYQAAQSIEKNTIAQLKEAHLARMHTDPALLRYQAFIKRVTEDNNREQWSLNLAERQATFKDWEDYRDEYELAQREALPALASDAKRLSDIEERNQYVDKEADKEHFVPDVALFEALNVLYDYLTLISNEQQISVASTND
- the cobB gene encoding Sir2 family NAD+-dependent deacetylase is translated as MVIEVVVLTGAGISAESGLATFRGDDGLWENHRVEDVATPEAFVRDPELVQRFYNQRRQQLLNPEIAPNPAHVALAELQRAKPGKVFIVTQNIDDLHERAGAEVRHMHGELLNIRCMACVQIQRTSHDVDETTQCSYCGVQGQMRPDIVWFGEMPYFMGEIEHALAQAEQFVAIGTSGLVYPAAGFVAQAKDYGARCVEINLEPTAVSSIFDQGYYGAASEEVPRWVETLL
- a CDS encoding DUF423 domain-containing protein; the protein is MMDCQQNTDAKWLLLAAISGFLWVSLGAATGHGMLQGQSAIYFEKAQRYHIIHTLFIGLLAVIPALKWRVWIAGFWLLGMMIFSGCLYLMAVWDLPLNALVPIGGVSFLLGWATLIYSAYCLGKNHGD
- the hisN gene encoding histidinol-phosphatase, which produces MNLANILPFANQLCDQAATITRSYFRASIDVINKSDDSPVTIADRETEALLREHINERFPDHAIIGEEYGISGQSAWQWVIDPIDGTRSFISGFPTYATLLALLHDGAPVLSIIDMPILGERFIATREQPTTLNGAVIRCQQTHELAKAKLQSTDPDMFTSVQWQKRQQLAKQVALNRFNGDGYLYAMLAAGWIDLVCEADLKPYDFLPLMLIVEQAGGVISDWQGKPLTLNSSGEVLASATGELHSAALTHLNNS
- the arsC gene encoding arsenate reductase (glutaredoxin) (This arsenate reductase requires both glutathione and glutaredoxin to convert arsenate to arsenite, after which the efflux transporter formed by ArsA and ArsB can extrude the arsenite from the cell, providing resistance.), translated to MEHITIYHNPECGTSRNVLGLIRNAGIEPEIIYYLDNPPDEQRLRSLLKDSGLSARDALRKNVAAYEVCQLDDLSLSEDALIEAMLTHPILINRPFVVTSLGTKLCRPSEVVLSILNAPQQGAFYKEDGELLVDAQGQYVGDQ
- a CDS encoding adenylate kinase produces the protein MNIIILGAPGSGKGTQSALLIDRYDLQHLSTGDMLRREIAQQTELGKAAKKVMDAGQLVSDEIVIGMIANRLGEQGNLFDGFPRTLAQAEALDKLLNERDEAIDHVISLEVNDEEIISRMLERGRADDNEATIRNRLNVFAEQTQPLIAYYEGQGKLHGVDGTGDIEAISARIINAIDA